In the genome of Myxococcus stipitatus, one region contains:
- a CDS encoding TolC family protein translates to MKTWSSSRWKKPAQGALLATSLVLGGCVSVPYADDVRDVRSTLEPRWTPEVPVPALTGEAQRGEDIDAAVREMLAKPLTADSAVRIALLNNRDLRAAMHELGIATGNLVQASLPPIPELELELSKPGGEHELQVGVGVEYSLSDLLLLPQRRGVALAERASERARTAGEVLSLAYRTRLAFYDVQARRQQLELRNLALRNAQARYATAAELEKVGNLRALDLATERSAVESARLAVAEAENGVQDSREALNVLLGVFGAGTQWTVDSLLGDPSDALSKQDGLEARAIESSLDLSALRGRMEAAELRRKLAATEGFLPDVSGGVSGEREDDRWQMGAHIKVGVPLFDRKRGERISALSSRESLKARYEATATSIRASLRQTRFRVESTASRAKHVRDVLLPATRKALEETVLQYNAMQLGVFDLLRAQDNVTNAASTYVDTLLEHHRARAALEQLLAGRHEGLELAPTRISSAASASGAAPASDAH, encoded by the coding sequence ATGAAGACCTGGTCATCCTCCCGTTGGAAGAAGCCCGCTCAGGGCGCCCTGCTGGCCACCTCACTCGTCCTCGGTGGCTGCGTCTCCGTCCCCTACGCCGATGACGTCCGTGATGTCCGCTCGACGCTGGAGCCTCGCTGGACGCCCGAGGTTCCGGTCCCCGCGCTCACCGGCGAAGCCCAGCGCGGCGAGGACATCGACGCCGCCGTGAGGGAGATGCTCGCCAAGCCGCTCACGGCCGACTCCGCGGTGCGCATCGCGCTGCTGAACAACCGGGACCTCCGCGCGGCCATGCACGAGCTGGGCATCGCCACGGGCAACCTGGTGCAGGCCAGCCTCCCGCCCATCCCCGAGCTGGAGCTCGAGCTGAGCAAGCCCGGCGGTGAGCACGAGCTGCAAGTCGGCGTGGGCGTCGAGTACAGCCTGTCCGACCTCCTCCTCCTCCCGCAGCGCCGAGGCGTGGCCCTGGCCGAGCGCGCGTCCGAGCGCGCCCGCACGGCCGGCGAGGTGCTCAGCCTCGCCTACCGCACCCGGCTCGCCTTCTACGACGTCCAGGCGCGCCGCCAGCAGCTCGAGCTGCGCAACCTCGCGCTCCGCAACGCCCAGGCGCGCTACGCCACGGCCGCGGAGCTGGAGAAGGTGGGCAACCTCCGCGCCCTCGACCTCGCCACCGAGCGCTCCGCCGTGGAGTCCGCCCGTCTCGCCGTGGCCGAGGCGGAGAACGGAGTCCAGGACTCCCGTGAGGCTCTCAATGTGCTGCTCGGTGTCTTCGGCGCCGGGACGCAGTGGACCGTGGACTCGCTCCTCGGCGACCCGTCGGACGCGCTGAGCAAGCAGGATGGGCTGGAGGCTCGCGCCATCGAGTCGAGCCTCGACCTGTCCGCGCTGCGCGGACGCATGGAGGCCGCGGAGCTGCGCCGCAAGCTCGCGGCGACCGAGGGCTTCCTCCCGGACGTCTCCGGTGGAGTCAGCGGTGAGCGAGAAGACGACCGCTGGCAGATGGGCGCGCACATCAAGGTCGGCGTGCCGCTCTTCGACCGCAAGCGCGGCGAGCGCATCTCGGCCCTCTCCTCGCGAGAGTCCCTGAAGGCCCGCTACGAGGCGACGGCCACCTCCATCCGCGCGTCGCTGCGGCAGACCCGCTTCCGGGTGGAGTCCACCGCGAGCCGCGCGAAGCACGTGCGCGACGTCCTCCTGCCCGCCACGCGCAAGGCGCTGGAGGAGACGGTGCTCCAGTACAACGCGATGCAGCTGGGCGTCTTCGACCTGCTGCGCGCGCAGGACAACGTGACGAACGCGGCCAGCACCTACGTGGACACGCTGCTGGAGCACCACCGCGCTCGCGCCGCGCTGGAGCAGCTGCTCGCGGGCCGGCACGAGGGATTGGAGCTGGCCCCCACGCGCATCTCCTCGGCGGCCTCGGCCTCCGGCGCCGCGCCCGCCTCCGACGCTCATTGA
- a CDS encoding cupredoxin domain-containing protein — MLDTTEVMVVASSLVAAAGTGLFFFGPRQRTRAKSEAGGTQQVDLMVDGGYRPDRIVVRAGMPVKLNVLRTDRSACSEQFVLGDLGVSRTLPTGRVVSIDLPALKEGAYDFTCGMNMLRGRLIAES; from the coding sequence ATGTTGGACACGACGGAAGTGATGGTGGTGGCGAGCAGTCTGGTGGCGGCGGCGGGGACGGGGTTGTTCTTCTTCGGGCCGCGCCAGCGCACCCGGGCGAAGAGCGAGGCGGGTGGCACGCAGCAGGTGGACCTGATGGTGGACGGCGGCTACCGGCCCGACCGCATCGTGGTCCGCGCGGGGATGCCAGTGAAGCTCAACGTGCTGCGCACGGACCGTTCGGCTTGCTCGGAGCAGTTCGTCCTGGGGGACCTGGGGGTCTCGCGCACGCTGCCGACGGGACGGGTGGTGAGCATCGACCTGCCCGCCCTCAAGGAGGGTGCATACGACTTCACGTGCGGCATGAACATGCTGCGCGGTCGCCTCATCGCGGAGTCGTGA
- a CDS encoding PadR family transcriptional regulator, with the protein MRIDLLQGTLDMLILKALTGGPMHGYAVTSWLQRTTDDALQVEEGSLYPALHRMTKRGWVKSDWGVSENNRRARFYTLTAEGKRQLKEESTSWARLTEAVAKVLHSRPATQVA; encoded by the coding sequence ATGCGAATCGACCTGCTCCAGGGGACGCTGGACATGCTCATCCTCAAGGCGCTCACGGGCGGGCCGATGCACGGCTACGCGGTGACCAGCTGGCTGCAGCGGACGACGGACGACGCGCTCCAGGTGGAGGAGGGCTCGCTGTATCCCGCGCTGCACCGCATGACGAAGCGGGGCTGGGTGAAGTCCGATTGGGGCGTCTCGGAGAACAACCGCCGGGCGCGCTTCTACACCCTCACGGCGGAGGGAAAGCGGCAGCTCAAGGAGGAGTCCACCTCCTGGGCGCGGCTGACGGAGGCTGTCGCCAAGGTCCTCCATTCCCGTCCCGCGACCCAGGTCGCCTGA
- a CDS encoding ABC transporter permease: protein MGWMVDRYRTLRSLLWRERLEDDVAEELEFHLAMRTDELVAQGMSPEQARAEALRRFGDVDTYRRQTHVIDQDIAHERRRIELWDMVQRETRQALRSLARSPTFAVMTVLTLALGLGATTALYSVVDAVVLRPLPYAAPEQLVSLDSRVPGVSPEARWGLSEAGYFYFAREAPSLASLGVFSARSASLASDAGPVRVDTAWVSASMMDVLRAQPALGRLLPRESDLPGAPRIAVLGHAFWVRQYGADPRVLGTVVHLDDVPTEIVGVMAPGLHLPEGTVDVWAPLTLDPARPPVNAHWLQGVGRLRDGVSAARAQAELTGLDRRLPELFPSAYSEEFMRQKGFATDVTPLKRHVLGDVDRVLWILFGAVGLVLLIACANVANLFLVRAESRRRELAVRSALGAARADLSWHALTESLLLCLVAGALGLLLAWSALRLLTFLAPDHLPRLGEVGLDAHGVVFTFAISVIAGVVFGLFPLTQLGRSLSALRESGRGLTSSRRRNLVRWGMVVGQMGLAVVLLTAAGLMLRSFWGLYHVDSGLKTESALTFDFVLPGTRYGSYDAANRFHRELLTRLEAVPGVTHAGATSRLPLRNFNGCAALFTEHGPLGDDSVCLPTPSASPGAFKALGIPLLEGREFTWEDLDGKADGVVVTKALAERLWPGQDPLGKGLRGNGHEPPYYRVIGVTGDIRAQGLDKPPTQAVFFPLAPAENLPLWGPSRVMSVVIRTSTSRPEQLAPVVRSIMKELDATVPVANLETLDRVVSQSPSVARATFSLLLLGIAGGMALLLSAVGLYGVISFIVGQRRGEIGIRVALGARASQVAGMVVLQVLRFAGLGIALGLVGALSMSHLLSALLFEVSPTDPVVLAGVCALLVLIAALASYGPARRASRVDPAEVLRSE, encoded by the coding sequence ATGGGCTGGATGGTGGACCGTTACCGCACCCTGCGCTCCCTGTTGTGGCGCGAGCGACTCGAGGACGACGTGGCCGAGGAGCTGGAGTTCCACCTCGCCATGCGCACCGACGAGCTCGTCGCCCAGGGAATGTCACCCGAACAAGCCCGAGCCGAGGCACTCCGGCGCTTCGGCGACGTGGACACCTATCGGAGACAGACTCACGTGATTGACCAGGACATCGCGCACGAGCGGCGGCGCATCGAGCTGTGGGACATGGTCCAACGCGAGACGCGCCAGGCGCTGCGCTCGCTCGCCCGCAGCCCGACCTTCGCGGTGATGACGGTGCTCACGCTGGCGCTCGGCCTCGGCGCGACGACGGCGCTCTACTCGGTGGTGGACGCGGTGGTCCTCCGCCCGCTGCCCTACGCCGCGCCCGAGCAGCTCGTCTCGCTCGACAGCCGCGTGCCGGGCGTCTCCCCCGAGGCCCGCTGGGGTCTGTCCGAGGCGGGCTACTTCTACTTCGCGCGAGAGGCCCCCAGCCTCGCGAGCCTGGGCGTGTTCTCCGCGAGGAGCGCCAGCCTCGCCAGTGACGCGGGCCCCGTGCGCGTGGACACCGCCTGGGTGAGCGCGAGCATGATGGACGTGCTGCGCGCCCAGCCCGCGCTCGGCCGCCTCCTCCCGAGGGAGAGCGACCTGCCGGGTGCTCCTCGCATCGCGGTCCTCGGGCACGCCTTCTGGGTCCGGCAGTACGGCGCCGACCCGCGCGTGCTGGGCACGGTGGTCCACCTGGATGACGTGCCCACCGAAATCGTCGGCGTCATGGCCCCTGGACTCCACCTGCCGGAAGGCACCGTGGACGTCTGGGCGCCGCTCACGCTCGACCCCGCGCGGCCTCCCGTGAACGCGCACTGGTTGCAGGGCGTGGGACGGCTTCGGGACGGCGTCTCGGCGGCGCGGGCCCAGGCGGAGCTCACCGGACTCGACCGGCGCCTCCCCGAGCTCTTCCCCAGCGCGTACAGCGAGGAGTTCATGCGCCAGAAGGGCTTCGCCACGGACGTCACACCGCTCAAGCGGCATGTGCTGGGGGACGTGGACCGCGTCCTCTGGATTCTCTTCGGCGCGGTGGGCCTGGTGCTCCTCATCGCCTGCGCCAACGTGGCCAACCTCTTCCTCGTGCGAGCGGAGAGCCGTCGCCGCGAGCTGGCCGTGCGCTCCGCCCTCGGCGCCGCGCGCGCGGACCTGTCCTGGCATGCGCTCACCGAGAGCCTGCTGCTGTGCCTCGTGGCGGGTGCGCTCGGCCTGCTCCTCGCGTGGAGCGCGCTCCGGCTGTTGACCTTCCTCGCCCCGGACCACCTGCCGCGACTGGGCGAGGTGGGCCTGGATGCGCACGGCGTCGTCTTCACCTTCGCGATATCGGTCATCGCGGGAGTCGTCTTCGGCCTCTTCCCGCTGACGCAGCTGGGGCGGAGCCTGAGCGCGCTGCGCGAGTCGGGGCGTGGGCTGACGTCCTCGCGTCGCCGCAACCTCGTGCGCTGGGGCATGGTGGTGGGGCAGATGGGGCTCGCGGTGGTGTTGCTCACGGCGGCGGGGCTCATGCTGCGCAGCTTCTGGGGGCTCTACCACGTCGACTCCGGGCTCAAGACCGAGTCCGCGCTCACCTTCGACTTCGTCCTGCCCGGGACGCGCTACGGGAGCTACGACGCGGCCAATCGCTTCCATCGGGAGCTGCTCACGCGGCTGGAGGCGGTGCCGGGTGTCACCCACGCGGGCGCGACCTCGCGGCTTCCGCTGCGGAACTTCAACGGCTGCGCCGCCCTCTTCACCGAGCACGGCCCGCTCGGCGACGACTCCGTCTGTCTGCCGACCCCGAGCGCCAGCCCGGGGGCCTTCAAGGCCCTGGGCATCCCGCTGCTCGAGGGTCGGGAGTTCACCTGGGAGGACCTGGACGGCAAGGCGGATGGCGTGGTGGTGACGAAGGCGCTCGCCGAGCGCCTCTGGCCGGGCCAGGACCCGCTCGGCAAGGGCCTCCGCGGCAACGGCCACGAGCCACCGTACTACCGCGTCATCGGCGTGACGGGTGACATCCGCGCGCAGGGCTTGGACAAGCCGCCCACGCAGGCCGTCTTCTTCCCGCTCGCGCCCGCGGAGAACCTCCCGCTGTGGGGCCCGTCCCGAGTGATGAGCGTCGTCATCCGCACGTCCACCTCGCGGCCCGAGCAGCTCGCGCCCGTGGTGCGGAGCATCATGAAGGAGCTCGACGCCACGGTGCCCGTCGCGAACCTCGAGACGCTGGACCGCGTGGTGAGCCAATCCCCCTCGGTGGCGAGGGCCACCTTCTCCCTGCTGCTGCTCGGCATCGCCGGCGGCATGGCGCTCCTGCTCAGCGCCGTGGGCCTCTACGGCGTCATCAGCTTCATCGTCGGTCAGCGCCGGGGAGAGATTGGCATCCGCGTGGCATTGGGTGCGCGGGCCAGCCAGGTGGCGGGCATGGTGGTGTTGCAGGTGCTGCGCTTCGCCGGGCTCGGCATCGCGCTGGGCCTCGTGGGTGCGCTGTCGATGAGCCACCTGCTCTCCGCGTTGCTCTTCGAGGTGAGCCCCACGGACCCCGTCGTCCTCGCCGGCGTCTGCGCGTTGCTCGTCCTCATCGCCGCGCTCGCGAGCTACGGCCCCGCCCGCCGCGCCTCGCGCGTGGACCCGGCCGAGGTGCTCCGGTCCGAGTAG
- a CDS encoding heavy metal translocating P-type ATPase — MNAVETSPSLSGALERMDLAVSGMTCAACARRVERTLSEVEGVQECSVNFATRKASVVFDAKTTSVHTLTEAVASAGYQAEVPTAEGTRDADSAEEKGLRRRLAVAVLFGLPVVVMAMSHGALDFPGSNWVQLLLTLPVIAYSGAPIFKAAWAALRHRSADMNVLVALGTGTAFLYSVVATQWPTLGASGEHAGHGDHGAALPVYFEAAAAVIGFVLLGRFLESRARTRAGDAIRRLQALAPANATVLRDGVEREVALSQVRVGDQVVVRPGQSIPVDGSVVEGASSVDESMLTGESLPVGKTAGAEVFAGTMNGTGRLVFRAAKVGTDTALQQIVQVVERAQGTKAPIARLADVVSGVFTPVVLLIAIATFAAWFVLAPEETRLTMAVLNTVAVLVIACPCALGLATPAALMVGMGRGAQLGVLVKSAASLEGASHIDTVVLDKTGTLTQGRPAVVRIITSGELTEQDVLALTAGAESGSEHPLARAVVAEATARGLKMGKPESFTATPGHGVEAMVDGRRVFVGSRRMMERHGVSGSAEAERALTEDGQTPVLVAVDGTWVGAIGIADAEREEAASAVQALRNMGMHVVMLTGDHEGPASRVARKLGIDRVFAGVLPEGKAHVVRTLQAEGRKVAMVGDGINDAPALAQADLGVAMGTGTDVARDAAGVALLRSDLRGLPAALGLARSTMGVIRQNLFWAFLYNALGIPVAAGLLYGMTGWLLSPMLASLAMSLSSVSVLLNSLRLRSLRLPTAQPVA, encoded by the coding sequence ATGAACGCCGTTGAGACATCTCCTTCCCTGTCTGGCGCCCTGGAGCGCATGGACCTCGCCGTGTCGGGCATGACGTGCGCCGCCTGTGCGCGCCGGGTGGAGCGCACCTTGAGCGAGGTGGAGGGTGTCCAGGAGTGCAGCGTCAACTTCGCCACCCGCAAGGCCAGCGTGGTCTTCGACGCGAAGACCACCTCCGTCCACACCCTGACCGAGGCCGTCGCGAGCGCGGGCTATCAGGCCGAGGTGCCGACGGCCGAGGGCACCCGCGACGCGGACTCCGCCGAGGAGAAGGGCCTGCGCCGCCGGCTGGCGGTGGCGGTGCTCTTCGGCCTGCCGGTGGTGGTGATGGCCATGTCGCACGGGGCCTTGGACTTCCCGGGCTCCAACTGGGTGCAGCTGCTCCTGACGCTGCCGGTCATCGCGTACAGCGGCGCGCCCATCTTCAAGGCGGCGTGGGCCGCGCTGCGGCACCGGTCCGCGGACATGAACGTGCTGGTCGCGCTGGGGACGGGGACGGCGTTCCTCTACTCGGTGGTGGCGACGCAGTGGCCGACGCTCGGGGCGTCCGGTGAGCACGCGGGCCATGGCGACCACGGCGCGGCGCTGCCCGTCTACTTCGAGGCCGCCGCCGCGGTGATTGGCTTCGTGCTGCTGGGCCGCTTCCTGGAGTCGCGGGCCCGCACCCGCGCGGGGGATGCCATCCGGCGCCTCCAGGCGCTGGCTCCGGCCAACGCCACCGTGTTGCGAGACGGCGTCGAGCGCGAGGTGGCGCTGTCGCAGGTGCGCGTGGGCGACCAGGTGGTGGTGCGCCCGGGGCAGTCCATTCCGGTCGACGGCTCCGTGGTGGAGGGCGCGTCGTCGGTGGACGAGTCGATGCTCACCGGTGAGAGCCTGCCGGTGGGGAAGACGGCGGGCGCGGAGGTCTTCGCGGGGACGATGAACGGCACGGGCCGGCTGGTCTTCCGCGCGGCGAAGGTGGGCACGGACACGGCGCTCCAGCAGATTGTCCAGGTGGTGGAGCGGGCGCAGGGGACCAAGGCGCCCATCGCGCGGCTGGCGGATGTGGTGAGCGGGGTCTTCACGCCGGTGGTGCTGCTCATCGCCATCGCCACCTTCGCGGCGTGGTTCGTGCTGGCTCCCGAGGAGACGCGCCTGACGATGGCGGTGCTCAACACGGTGGCGGTGCTGGTCATCGCCTGCCCTTGCGCGCTGGGACTGGCGACGCCCGCGGCGCTGATGGTGGGCATGGGGCGCGGCGCGCAGCTGGGCGTGCTGGTGAAGAGCGCGGCGTCGCTGGAAGGGGCCAGCCACATCGACACGGTGGTGCTCGACAAGACGGGGACGCTGACGCAGGGGCGCCCGGCCGTGGTGCGCATCATCACCTCGGGCGAGCTGACGGAGCAGGATGTGCTGGCGCTGACGGCGGGCGCGGAGTCCGGCAGTGAGCACCCGCTGGCTCGGGCGGTGGTGGCGGAGGCCACGGCGCGGGGATTGAAGATGGGCAAGCCCGAGTCGTTCACCGCCACGCCGGGGCATGGCGTGGAGGCGATGGTCGACGGGCGCCGCGTGTTCGTGGGCAGCCGGCGGATGATGGAGCGGCACGGCGTGTCCGGGAGCGCGGAGGCGGAGCGGGCGCTCACCGAGGATGGCCAGACGCCGGTGCTGGTGGCGGTGGATGGGACGTGGGTGGGGGCTATCGGCATCGCGGATGCGGAGCGCGAGGAGGCGGCGTCGGCGGTGCAGGCGCTGCGGAACATGGGCATGCACGTGGTGATGCTCACGGGGGACCATGAGGGCCCCGCGTCGCGAGTGGCTCGGAAGCTGGGCATCGACCGGGTGTTCGCGGGGGTGTTGCCGGAGGGCAAGGCGCACGTGGTCCGCACGCTCCAGGCGGAGGGGCGGAAGGTGGCCATGGTGGGTGATGGCATCAACGACGCGCCGGCCTTGGCCCAGGCGGACCTGGGCGTGGCGATGGGGACGGGGACGGATGTGGCTCGGGATGCGGCGGGAGTTGCCTTGCTGCGCTCGGACTTGAGGGGACTGCCCGCGGCGCTGGGGCTGGCCCGCTCCACGATGGGCGTGATTCGGCAGAACCTGTTCTGGGCGTTCCTCTACAACGCCCTGGGCATCCCGGTGGCGGCGGGGCTGCTGTACGGGATGACGGGCTGGTTGCTGTCGCCCATGCTGGCGAGCCTCGCGATGTCGCTGTCGAGCGTGTCGGTGTTGCTCAACAGCCTGCGGTTGCGCAGCCTGCGATTGCCCACGGCGCAGCCGGTGGCTTGA